The following are encoded together in the Cicer arietinum cultivar CDC Frontier isolate Library 1 chromosome 2, Cicar.CDCFrontier_v2.0, whole genome shotgun sequence genome:
- the LOC101496828 gene encoding receptor-like protein EIX2 isoform X1 has protein sequence MNVRSNNLSVRERKMMSMKLVGTIFVLLQLQLQLLLYSNNYGVASAGCIDMERRALLQLKASLVENDINDLLPSWDNKSYDCCEWKRVGCSNQTGHVEMLHLYGDRFGRFRGDINASLLELRQLKYLNLSYNRFSNSKFPELFGSLSNLRFLDLRASFNGGRFPNDISRLSNLQYLDLSYNILKGTIPHQFGNLSHLQYLDLSWNDLVGTIPHQLGSLSNLQYLDLGWNLLSDKNDVGGEWLSNLTLLTHLDLTYMQNLNSSRLWLQTIAMLPNIQILYLSDCHLSDLSPFHPIFNFSSSLKILDLSRNAFTSFKIFEWVFNVASNLTELDLSDNLLQGSIHCDFGNTVGKSLERLDLSGNFLQILESFSHICTLHSLRVDENNLNEDISTILLKLSGCARHSLQDLSLSGNQISGSFPNLSTFPSLIAIDLSYNLISGKVTDGDIFFPSKLESLMFANNSLEGGIPKSFGNLCSLRSLDMSSNKLSEDLSVIIHDLSVGCAKYSIQELYLDSNQIIGTLPDMSVFSSLKTLILSHNLLYGKIMQNSSFPYQLESLELDSNNLEGVITDSHFGNMSMLKNLNLNSNSLALIFSENWVPPFQLFSIYLRSCILGPSFPIWLQGQKYLQALDISDAKITDLVPVWFWTQSTNLFFMNISNNNLSGTIPNLSVRFSEGFQAILNSNQFEGSIPPFFRSAILLEMSKNKFSKIDLFLCTNTMVDNLSILDISNNQLSSRLPDCWGHLKALEFIDLSDNSLSGEIPSSMGSLLQLKVLILRNNSFTGKLPFSLKNCTNLGMLDLGENKFSGPIPYWLGQQLQMLSLRRNQFYGNLPHSLCYLTNIQLLDLSENNISGPIFKCLKNFLKMSQNVLFTTFNKSHLFYRTRFGFSFFYDSYDLTPLLMWKGEERLFKNNKLILRSIDLSSNQLIGNIPEEIGNLVELVSLNLSSNNLSGEITSKIGKLKLLEFLDLSRNQFSGLIPPSLAQIDRLSMLNLSYNNLFGRIPIGTQLQGFDPSSYEGNVGLCGKPLVIKCPGDEKVTPQKPETPKESSLEDKKSIYLSVTLGFITGFWGLWGSLLFIQTWRHAYVLFLNNITDTMYVFMVLNATKFQRWLRALLEKFV, from the exons ATGAATGTGAGAAGTAACAATTTGAGTGTTAGAGAgaggaagatgatgagtatgaaATTAGTTGGAACAATCTTTGTGTTGTTGCAGTTGCAGTTGCAGCTTCTTCTTTATTCCAACAATTATGGAGTTGCTTCAGCAGGTTGCATAGATATGGAGAGACGTGCTCTCCTTCAGTTGAAGGCAAGTCTTGtggaaaatgacattaatgACCTTTTGCCTTCATGGGACAACAAGAGTTATGATTGCTGTGAATGGAAAAGAGTCGGTTGTAGCAATCAAACTGGCCATGTTGAAATGCTTCATCTATATGGCGATCGGTTTGGTCGTTTTCGAGGCGATATAAACGCATCATTGTTGGAGTTGCGGCAATTGAAGTATTTGAACCTTAGTTATAATCGGTTTTCAAACAGTAAATTTCCAGAATTATTTGGTTCTCTAAGCAACTTAAGGTTCCTTGACCTCCGAGCTTCATTTAATGGGGGAAGATTTCCAAATGATATTTCTCGTCTAAGCAACTTGCAATATCTTGATCTTTCATATAATATTCTCAAGGGTACAATCCCTCATCAATTTGGAAATCTCTCTCATTTGCAGTACCTTGATCTTAGTTGGAATGATCTCGTTGGAACCATTCCTCATCAACTTGGAAGCCTTTCAAATCTGCAGTaccttgatcttggatggaatcTCTTGAGCGACAAGAATGATGTTGGAGGTGAGTGGCTTTCTAATCTCACTCTTTTAACTCATCTTGACTTAACTTATATGCAAAATCTCAATTCTTCTCGTCTCTGGCTGCAAACAATTGCTATGCTTCCAAATATACAAATATTGTACCTATCTGATTGTCATCTTTCTGATCTTTCTCCCTTCCATCCAATCTTCAATTTTTCTAGTTCTCTTAAAATCCTTGATCTTTCGCGCAATGCATTCacatctttcaaaatatttgaatggGTGTTTAATGTCGCCTCCAACTTAACCGAGCTTGATCTTAGCGATAACCTTTTGCAAGGCTCCATTCATTGTGATTTTGGAAACACAGTGGGAAAATCTCTTGAGCGACTTGACTTGAGTGGTAATTTTCTACAGATTTTGGAATCCTTTAGTCATATTTGTACTTTACACTCACTGCGTGTTGATGAGAACAATTTGAATGAAGACATTTCAACTATTCTTCTCAAATTGTCTGGTTGTGCTAGACACTCACTGCAAGATTTGAGTTTAAGTGGCAACCAAATAAGTGGCTCATTTCCAAACCTTTCGACATTCCCTTCTCTAATAGCAATCGACCTTTCCTATAATCTGATAAGTGGGAAGGTAACAGATGGTGACATATTTTTTCCATCTAAATTGGAGTCTTTAATGTTTGCAAACAACTCTTTAGAAGGTGGAATTCCAAAATCATTTGGTAACTTATGTTCGTTAAGGTCATTAGACATGTCAAGTAACAAGTTGAGTGAAGATCTTTCAGTAATAATTCATGATTTATCTGTTGGGTGTGCAAAGTACTCGATACAAGAATTATATTTGGATAGCAACCAAATTATTGGTACACTACCTGACATGTCAGTGTTCTCATCATTAAAAACATTGATACTCTCTCACAATCTATTATATGGGAAAATAATGCAAAATTCCTCATTCCCCTATCAATTAGAGAGTCTGGAATTGGATTCCAATAATTTGGAAGGGGTGATCACTGACTCCCATTTTGGCAACATGTCTATGTTAAAGAATTTAAACTTGAATTCCAATTCATTAGCTTTAATATTCAGTGAAAATTGGGTGCCGCCTTTTCAATTGTTTTCCATATATCTAAGGTCTTGTATATTAGGGCCTAGTTTCCCTATATGGTTGCAGGGTCAAAAATATCTCCAAGCCCTTGACATTTCTGATGCTAAAATCACAGACTTAGTTCCAGTGTGGTTTTGGACTCAATCAACAAATCTATTTTTCATGAATATTTCAAACAATAATCTCAGCGGTACAATTCCAAATTTGTCCGTAAGATTCTCTGAAGGTTTTCAAGCAATTCTTAATTCAAATCAATTTGAAGGTTCAATCCCACCATTTTTTCGAAGTGCAATATTGCTTGAGATGTCTAAgaacaaattttcaaaaattgatttgttCTTGTGTACTAACACTATGGTTGATAACTTATCCATATTGGATATATCAAATAATCAGTTATCAAGTCGGCTCCCCGATTGTTGGGGTCATTTGAAAGCATTGGAATTTATAGATTTGAGTGACAATTCATTGTCCGGAGAAATTCCATCCTCAATGGGATCATTACTTCAACTTAAGGTGTTAATATTGCGGAACAATAGCTTCACAGGGAAGTTACCTTTTTCCTTGAAAAATTGCACAAATTTAGGCATGCTAGATCTTGGAGAAAATAAATTCTCAGGACCAATACCGTATTGGTTAGGACAACAATTGCAAATGTTAAGCTTAAGAAGGAACCAATTCTATGGGAATCTTCCTCATAGTCTGTGTTACTTAACAAACATTCAGTTGTTGGATCTCTCCGAAAATAATATATCAGGACCCATTTTCAAATGTTTGaagaattttttgaaaatgtctcaaaatgttttatttactACATTCAACAAATCTCATTTATTTTATCGAACCAGATTcggattttcatttttttatgacAGTTATGATTTGACACCATTGTTGATGTGGAAAGGTGAAGAACGATTGTTCAAGAATAATAAGCTTATTTTAAGGAGCATTGATCTTTCAAGCAATCAATTGATAGGAAACATTCCAGAAGAAATAGGAAATTTGGTAGAGTTGGTGTCATTGAATTTATCAAGCAACAATTTGAGTGGAGAAATTACTTCAAAGAttggaaaattaaaattacttgaATTTCTCGACTTGTCAAGAAACCAGTTCTCTGGTTTAATTCCTCCTTCTTTGGCTCAAATTGACCGTCTTTCCATGTTGAATTTGTCTTATAACAACCTGTTTGGAAGAATTCCAATTGGCACACAGTTACAAGGTTTTGATCCTTCAAGTTATGAAGGGAATGTCGGTCTTTGTGGGAAACCACTTGTCATAAAGTGTCCAGGAGATGAAAAAGTTACACCTCAGAAACCAGAAACACCTAAAGAAAGTAGTCTAGAAGATAAGAAATCAATCTATTTGAGTGTGACATTGGGATTTATCACAGGATTTTGGGGCCTTTGGGGTTCATTGTTGTTCATCCAAACTTGGAGACATGCATATGTTTTGTTCTTGAACAACATAACTGACACAATGTATGTGTTTATGGTGCTCAATGCAACTAAATTTCAAAGGTGGCTTAGAGCTTTGTTG GAAAAATTTGTCTAA
- the LOC101496828 gene encoding uncharacterized protein isoform X2 has product MNVRSNNLSVRERKMMSMKLVGTIFVLLQLQLQLLLYSNNYGVASAGCIDMERRALLQLKASLVENDINDLLPSWDNKSYDCCEWKRVGCSNQTGHVEMLHLYGDRFGRFRGDINASLLELRQLKYLNLSYNRFSNSKFPELFGSLSNLRFLDLRASFNGGRFPNDISRLSNLQYLDLSYNILKGTIPHQFGNLSHLQYLDLSWNDLVGTIPHQLGSLSNLQYLDLGWNLLSDKNDVGGEERLFKNNKLILRSIDLSSNQLIGNIPEEIGNLVELVSLNLSSNNLSGEITSKIGKLKLLEFLDLSRNQFSGLIPPSLAQIDRLSMLNLSYNNLFGRIPIGTQLQGFDPSSYEGNVGLCGKPLVIKCPGDEKVTPQKPETPKESSLEDKKSIYLSVTLGFITGFWGLWGSLLFIQTWRHAYVLFLNNITDTMYVFMVLNATKFQRWLRALLEKFV; this is encoded by the exons ATGAATGTGAGAAGTAACAATTTGAGTGTTAGAGAgaggaagatgatgagtatgaaATTAGTTGGAACAATCTTTGTGTTGTTGCAGTTGCAGTTGCAGCTTCTTCTTTATTCCAACAATTATGGAGTTGCTTCAGCAGGTTGCATAGATATGGAGAGACGTGCTCTCCTTCAGTTGAAGGCAAGTCTTGtggaaaatgacattaatgACCTTTTGCCTTCATGGGACAACAAGAGTTATGATTGCTGTGAATGGAAAAGAGTCGGTTGTAGCAATCAAACTGGCCATGTTGAAATGCTTCATCTATATGGCGATCGGTTTGGTCGTTTTCGAGGCGATATAAACGCATCATTGTTGGAGTTGCGGCAATTGAAGTATTTGAACCTTAGTTATAATCGGTTTTCAAACAGTAAATTTCCAGAATTATTTGGTTCTCTAAGCAACTTAAGGTTCCTTGACCTCCGAGCTTCATTTAATGGGGGAAGATTTCCAAATGATATTTCTCGTCTAAGCAACTTGCAATATCTTGATCTTTCATATAATATTCTCAAGGGTACAATCCCTCATCAATTTGGAAATCTCTCTCATTTGCAGTACCTTGATCTTAGTTGGAATGATCTCGTTGGAACCATTCCTCATCAACTTGGAAGCCTTTCAAATCTGCAGTaccttgatcttggatggaatcTCTTGAGCGACAAGAATGATGTTGGAG GTGAAGAACGATTGTTCAAGAATAATAAGCTTATTTTAAGGAGCATTGATCTTTCAAGCAATCAATTGATAGGAAACATTCCAGAAGAAATAGGAAATTTGGTAGAGTTGGTGTCATTGAATTTATCAAGCAACAATTTGAGTGGAGAAATTACTTCAAAGAttggaaaattaaaattacttgaATTTCTCGACTTGTCAAGAAACCAGTTCTCTGGTTTAATTCCTCCTTCTTTGGCTCAAATTGACCGTCTTTCCATGTTGAATTTGTCTTATAACAACCTGTTTGGAAGAATTCCAATTGGCACACAGTTACAAGGTTTTGATCCTTCAAGTTATGAAGGGAATGTCGGTCTTTGTGGGAAACCACTTGTCATAAAGTGTCCAGGAGATGAAAAAGTTACACCTCAGAAACCAGAAACACCTAAAGAAAGTAGTCTAGAAGATAAGAAATCAATCTATTTGAGTGTGACATTGGGATTTATCACAGGATTTTGGGGCCTTTGGGGTTCATTGTTGTTCATCCAAACTTGGAGACATGCATATGTTTTGTTCTTGAACAACATAACTGACACAATGTATGTGTTTATGGTGCTCAATGCAACTAAATTTCAAAGGTGGCTTAGAGCTTTGTTG GAAAAATTTGTCTAA
- the LOC101497149 gene encoding uncharacterized protein, with amino-acid sequence MAIQFTSKLNFILCLSSTLMLLSFSHSQAESQSLKYCEKNADYAVQVSNVEILPNPVVRGEPFTFKIAAYTDEPIHSGDLIYEISYAGIEQSAVFHHSLSEETPLPVRPGQFLLTHTELLPPVTPPGTYNVKLTFNNQNGEQLTCIVFPFTIGAKSSVSAI; translated from the exons ATGGCAATTCAGTTTACTTCAAAGCTCAACTTCATTTTATGCTTATCATCCACTCTTATGCTACTTTCCTTTTCTCATTCTCAAGCTGAATCTCAGTCTCTTAAATACTGTG AAAAGAATGCAGACTATGCAGTTCAGGTCAGCAATGTAGAAATATTACCTAACCCTGTGGTGAGAGGAGAGCCATTCACCTTCAAAATCGCAGCTTATACCG ATGAACCAATTCACAGTGGTGATTTGATATATGAAATTTCATATGCTGGGATAGAACAATCTGCTGTATTTCACCATAGTCTAAGCGAGGAAACACCCCTTCCCGTCCGTCCAGGCCAATTTTTGCTTACTCACACCGAATTATTGCCTCCCGTCACGCCACCG GGAACCTATAATGTGAAGCTGACCTTCAACAATCAGAACGGCGAGCAGTTAACTTGCATCGTATTTCCCTTCACTATCGGTGCTAAATCTTCAGTATCTGCTATTTAA